One window from the genome of Pseudonocardia hierapolitana encodes:
- a CDS encoding PhoH family protein: MTDRRTAPASPTTRCYVLDTSVLLSDPWSLTRFDEHEVVLPLVVISELEGKRHHPELGWFARTALRMLDELRIEHGRLDAPVPIGTAGGTLHVELNHSDPEVLPAGFRTDANDSRILACALNLAAERKLDGRGEVVLVSKDMPLRVKAAAVGLQADEYHALDVVPSGWTGMADLEVASEDVDALFRDGVIDHDAARDLPANTGLRLIGGASAALGRITADKRVRLVRGDREAFGLHGRSAEQRVALDLLLDPEVGIISLGGRAGTGKSALALCAGLEAVMERQQHRKVVVFRPLYAVGGQDLGYLPGSESEKMAPWAQAVFDTLGALVSQNVLEEVIARGMLEVLPLTHIRGRSLHDAFVIVDEAQSLERNVLLTVLSRLGTASRVVLTHDVAQRDNLRVGRHDGIAAVIEALKGHPLFAHVTLTRSERSPIAALVTEMLEGPAA, encoded by the coding sequence GTGACCGACCGTCGTACTGCCCCCGCTTCGCCCACCACCCGCTGCTACGTGCTCGACACCTCGGTGCTGCTGTCCGACCCGTGGTCACTGACCCGGTTCGACGAGCACGAGGTCGTCCTGCCGCTCGTGGTGATCTCCGAACTCGAGGGCAAGCGGCACCACCCGGAACTGGGGTGGTTCGCCCGCACGGCGTTGCGCATGCTCGACGAGCTGCGCATCGAACACGGCCGCCTGGACGCGCCGGTGCCGATCGGCACCGCAGGCGGGACCCTGCACGTCGAGCTCAACCACAGCGACCCGGAGGTGCTCCCGGCAGGTTTTCGCACCGACGCCAACGACAGCCGCATCCTGGCCTGCGCGCTGAACCTCGCCGCCGAGCGCAAGCTCGACGGGCGCGGCGAGGTGGTTCTGGTCAGCAAGGACATGCCGCTACGGGTCAAGGCCGCCGCCGTCGGGTTGCAGGCCGACGAGTACCACGCCCTCGACGTGGTGCCCTCGGGGTGGACCGGCATGGCGGACCTCGAGGTCGCCAGCGAGGACGTGGACGCGCTCTTCCGTGACGGGGTGATCGACCACGACGCCGCCCGCGATCTGCCCGCCAACACCGGGCTGCGGCTCATCGGCGGCGCGTCGGCCGCCCTCGGCCGCATCACGGCGGACAAGCGTGTGCGGCTCGTGCGCGGTGATCGGGAGGCGTTCGGGCTGCACGGGCGCTCCGCGGAGCAGCGGGTGGCGCTCGACCTGCTCCTCGACCCCGAGGTCGGCATCATCTCGTTGGGCGGCCGGGCGGGCACCGGCAAGTCGGCACTCGCGCTGTGTGCCGGCCTGGAGGCGGTGATGGAGCGCCAGCAGCACCGCAAGGTCGTGGTGTTCCGGCCGCTCTACGCCGTCGGCGGGCAGGATCTCGGGTACCTGCCCGGCAGCGAGAGCGAGAAGATGGCCCCCTGGGCGCAGGCCGTCTTCGACACCCTCGGGGCGCTGGTCAGCCAGAACGTGCTCGAGGAGGTCATCGCTCGCGGCATGCTCGAGGTGCTCCCGCTCACCCACATCCGCGGCCGGTCGCTGCACGACGCCTTCGTGATCGTCGACGAGGCGCAGTCGCTGGAGCGCAACGTGCTCCTGACTGTGCTCTCGCGGCTCGGCACCGCGTCCCGCGTGGTGCTCACGCACGACGTGGCGCAGCGCGACAACCTGCGCGTCGGCCGCCACGACGGCATCGCCGCGGTGATCGAGGCGCTGAAGGGCCACCCGCTCTTCGCCCACGTCACGCTCACCCGCAGCGAGCGCAGCCCCATCGCGGCGCTGGTGACCGAGATGCTCGAAGGCCCGGCCGCCTAG
- a CDS encoding PPOX class F420-dependent oxidoreductase, whose translation MTTATDFDPHALLAESRIGVLATLRADGRPQLSPVTPFYDRDKGIIYVSIVEGRAKTTNLRRDPRAALEVTTPDGWAWATADGTAELIGPGTDPHGPEVEALVGYYRSAAGEHPDWDEYRAVMVADKRVLLALHVERVYGQRIR comes from the coding sequence ATGACCACCGCCACCGATTTCGACCCGCACGCGCTGCTCGCCGAGAGCCGCATCGGCGTGCTCGCCACCCTCCGCGCAGACGGTCGTCCCCAGCTCTCCCCCGTCACCCCGTTCTACGACCGGGACAAGGGGATCATCTACGTGTCGATCGTCGAAGGCCGGGCCAAGACGACCAACCTCCGCCGCGACCCGCGCGCCGCGCTCGAGGTGACCACGCCGGACGGTTGGGCGTGGGCCACGGCCGACGGCACCGCCGAGCTGATCGGCCCGGGCACCGACCCGCACGGCCCCGAGGTGGAGGCGCTCGTCGGCTACTACCGGTCCGCCGCGGGCGAGCACCCCGACTGGGACGAGTACCGCGCCGTGATGGTGGCCGACAAGCGGGTGCTCCTCGCCCTGCACGTGGAGCGCGTGTACGGGCAGAGGATCCGCTGA
- a CDS encoding TetR/AcrR family transcriptional regulator, whose translation MGQAVRADARRNRARLVDAARDLFAEAGIEAAGMNDVARRAGVGPGTLWRHFPNKEALVAEVVGGSLDELAGLADELRAAAPPDALHTWAMALLGHVARYRGLATSLATASGDLLAGRCTATERAFERLVEHVREKEQLRDGVTATDITRLATAVAWAAEAAGEPGSAERMLDIVFDGLRGGQRR comes from the coding sequence GTGGGACAAGCGGTGCGGGCCGATGCCCGCCGGAACCGGGCGCGGTTGGTCGATGCGGCCCGTGACCTGTTTGCCGAGGCCGGGATCGAGGCGGCCGGGATGAACGACGTCGCCCGTCGCGCCGGTGTCGGGCCCGGCACGCTGTGGCGGCACTTCCCGAACAAGGAGGCGCTGGTCGCGGAGGTCGTGGGCGGGAGCCTCGACGAGCTGGCCGGGCTGGCCGACGAGCTGCGCGCAGCCGCGCCGCCCGATGCCCTCCACACGTGGGCGATGGCGCTGCTCGGGCACGTCGCCCGCTACCGGGGCCTCGCCACGAGCCTCGCCACCGCCTCGGGCGACCTGCTCGCCGGGCGGTGCACCGCCACCGAGCGGGCGTTCGAGAGGCTGGTCGAGCACGTACGCGAGAAAGAGCAGTTGCGCGATGGCGTCACCGCCACCGACATCACCCGGCTCGCCACGGCCGTCGCGTGGGCGGCCGAGGCCGCGGGCGAACCCGGGTCCGCCGAGCGCATGCTCGACATCGTCTTCGACGGCCTTCGCGGCGGACAGCGTCGGTGA
- a CDS encoding TIGR03620 family F420-dependent LLM class oxidoreductase yields the protein MHHLPELGRVGIWIGGLDLQPVAAVGEAAAEIEALGYGTLWLSDALVRDPFLDATVLLGATRSLVVGTGIAVIWSRHSRSVQGMTRTLLESHPGRFVLGLGTSHARGVEGVLGLRFERPLAQMRRYLDQLDAPDPVLELAGVSGFTAAPVPRVLAALGPKALELARDRSAGALTYLVTPEHTARARALLGPDRTLAVEQAVVVGLPAAEARERARAHVAAYLPSDPYRMSWQRLGFTDADFANGGSDRLVDALVAVGEEAVSERVAAHLAAGADHVCLQALPATVGTVPLDQWRLLAPVAARPLLRH from the coding sequence ATGCATCATCTGCCGGAGCTCGGCCGCGTCGGGATCTGGATCGGCGGCCTCGACCTGCAACCCGTCGCCGCTGTCGGCGAGGCGGCCGCGGAGATCGAGGCGCTCGGCTACGGGACCCTCTGGCTCAGCGACGCCCTCGTCCGCGACCCGTTCCTCGACGCGACCGTCCTCCTGGGCGCGACCCGCTCACTCGTGGTCGGCACCGGCATCGCGGTGATCTGGAGCCGACACTCGCGCAGCGTCCAGGGGATGACGAGGACGCTCCTCGAGAGCCATCCCGGCCGGTTCGTCCTCGGGCTCGGCACGTCGCACGCCAGGGGCGTCGAAGGCGTGCTGGGTCTGCGCTTCGAGCGGCCGCTCGCCCAGATGCGCCGCTACCTCGACCAGCTCGACGCACCCGACCCCGTCCTGGAGCTGGCCGGCGTGTCCGGCTTCACCGCGGCCCCCGTCCCCCGTGTGCTGGCGGCGCTCGGACCGAAAGCGCTGGAACTGGCCCGCGATCGTTCCGCGGGCGCGCTGACCTATCTCGTGACGCCCGAGCACACGGCCCGGGCACGGGCACTGCTCGGGCCCGACCGCACGCTGGCCGTCGAGCAGGCCGTGGTCGTCGGCCTGCCGGCCGCGGAGGCACGGGAACGCGCCCGCGCCCACGTGGCCGCCTACCTCCCCTCCGATCCCTACCGGATGAGCTGGCAGCGACTCGGCTTCACCGACGCCGACTTCGCGAACGGCGGCAGTGACCGGCTCGTGGACGCACTCGTGGCCGTGGGCGAGGAAGCGGTGTCCGAGCGGGTGGCGGCCCACCTCGCCGCCGGCGCCGACCACGTGTGCCTGCAGGCTCTCCCGGCCACGGTCGGGACGGTCCCGCTCGACCAGTGGCGCCTCCTGGCCCCAGTTGCAGCACGGCCGCTGTTGCGCCACTAG
- the trhA gene encoding PAQR family membrane homeostasis protein TrhA, which translates to MRGWLHFWSFTVSIAAGATMIAVSAALVGLGAALATTVYAITTLGLFGVSALYHRRTWPTPRSRAVMRRLDHSMIFLFIAGTYTPVAVLAMDPPTARTVLTVVWVGALAGVVLKTAWPHAPAWIGVPIYIALGWVAVFVIPALLVGGGVAALVLILVGGLLYTVGAVFYATRRPNPWPATFGYHEFFHAATVVAAICHHVAIWLILF; encoded by the coding sequence ATGCGTGGCTGGCTGCACTTCTGGTCGTTCACCGTCTCGATCGCGGCGGGGGCCACCATGATCGCCGTGTCGGCGGCACTGGTCGGACTCGGCGCCGCGCTCGCCACCACGGTGTACGCCATCACCACCCTCGGCCTGTTCGGGGTGAGCGCGCTCTACCACCGGCGCACCTGGCCCACGCCGCGCAGCCGCGCCGTGATGCGCAGGCTCGACCATTCGATGATCTTCCTGTTCATCGCAGGCACCTACACCCCGGTCGCCGTGCTCGCCATGGATCCGCCCACGGCCCGCACCGTGCTCACCGTGGTGTGGGTGGGAGCGCTCGCCGGGGTCGTGCTGAAGACGGCATGGCCGCACGCACCTGCGTGGATCGGCGTTCCGATCTACATCGCCCTCGGCTGGGTGGCCGTGTTCGTCATCCCCGCGTTGCTCGTCGGCGGCGGCGTGGCGGCGTTGGTGTTGATACTGGTCGGCGGCCTGCTCTACACGGTCGGGGCGGTCTTCTACGCCACGCGCCGGCCCAACCCGTGGCCCGCCACGTTCGGGTACCACGAGTTCTTCCACGCCGCCACCGTGGTCGCCGCGATCTGCCACCACGTGGCCATCTGGCTCATCCTGTTCTGA
- a CDS encoding isoprenyl transferase, whose product MGVRDLLYSVYERKLSRELAGSAARPRHVAVMLDGNRRWARDAGFVDVNDGHRVGAAKIADLLAWCEEAGVEVVTLWLLSTDNLKRPSEELEPLLEIITDVVDELSGPAARWRLRVVGALELLPGDMADKLSTAAARTQGRPGLELNVAVGYGGRQEIADAVRKLLLQHAESGTSIEELAEVLDVDHIAAHLYTSGQPDPDLVIRTSGEQRLSGFLLWQSAHSEFWFCEAYWPEFRRVDFLRALRDYAARHRRFGS is encoded by the coding sequence GTGGGCGTCCGCGACCTGCTGTACTCGGTGTACGAGCGCAAGCTGAGCCGAGAGCTGGCCGGTTCGGCCGCCCGGCCCCGGCACGTGGCGGTGATGCTCGACGGCAATCGCCGCTGGGCGCGTGACGCGGGGTTCGTCGACGTCAACGACGGGCACCGGGTGGGTGCGGCGAAGATCGCCGACCTGCTCGCGTGGTGCGAGGAGGCAGGCGTCGAGGTCGTGACGCTGTGGCTGCTGTCCACCGACAACCTCAAGCGCCCGTCCGAGGAGCTCGAACCGCTCCTGGAGATCATCACCGACGTCGTCGACGAGCTCTCCGGTCCCGCGGCCCGCTGGCGGCTGCGCGTGGTGGGTGCCCTCGAACTGCTGCCGGGCGACATGGCCGACAAGCTCTCGACCGCGGCGGCGCGCACCCAGGGACGGCCCGGGCTCGAGCTCAACGTCGCGGTCGGGTACGGCGGCAGGCAGGAGATCGCCGACGCGGTGCGCAAGCTGCTGCTGCAGCACGCGGAGTCGGGCACCTCGATCGAGGAGCTCGCGGAGGTGCTGGACGTCGATCACATCGCCGCGCACCTCTACACGTCGGGCCAGCCCGATCCGGACCTGGTCATCCGCACATCGGGGGAGCAGCGGCTGTCCGGATTCCTGCTCTGGCAGTCGGCACACTCCGAGTTCTGGTTCTGCGAGGCCTACTGGCCCGAGTTCCGCCGGGTCGACTTCCTGCGCGCGCTTCGCGACTACGCGGCGCGGCATCGCCGGTTCGGTTCCTAG